CCTTTAACGAGTTGCCAATGCAAGTAAATTATGCATTTTCTGGAAAATCTTCGTTTTACTTCTATGCGATTTTACATCGTAAATTCAAACAGTTTTCAATTGTCGTTCAGACACTAATTATGGCATATTTTTTGCAGCTATTTTTCCCCTTAATGGCCTAAAATTATCATAATTCTTCTTTTAAAAAGAGAGGGCTCAATTGCTAAAATCTGTTTCGAAAAACGACCTACCGAAAAAGAAAGATTTACCGTGCAAAAAACGTATTTCCCAACAGGGCTCAGGCAGTTCGGAAAGAACAAGTAAATGCTCACAGTTTAAAGAGATAATCGGACGCAGCGATCAAATGCAGGAGATTTTCACTATCGTGAAAAAAGTTGCTGACTGCGATAGCACCATATTAATTAATGGGGAGACAGGAGTTGGAAAAGGCCTGGTGGCAAAAGCAATCCACAGAAATTCCAGCAGGAAAAATAAACCGTTTATTTCAATAAATTGTGGCGCGATTCCTGAAAATTTGCTTGAAAGTGAATTGTTCGGACATGAAAAAGGTGCATTTACCGGAGCTTTGGCCTCCAGGTCGGGTAAATTTCAGCAGGCCAGCGGCGGGACTGTATTTTTAGATGAAATCGGTGATATGAGCCATGACCTTCAGGTAAAAGTATTAAGAGTGCTGGAAGAAGGTGAATTTGAACAGGTAGGTGGAACCCAAACCATAAAGGCCGATGTAAGGGTAATTTCAGCAACCCACAGAGATCTGGAGGAAGAAGTCCAAAAAGGAAAATTTAGGGAAGACCTGTTTTTTCGGCTTTTTGTTATACCGGTGACAATTCCTTCGTTAAGAGAACGGAAAGCGGACATACCGCTTCTTATTTCGTATTTTCTTAAACAAGCGAACTTGAAAAACAAACGGGAGGTTGAAGGCATATCAAATGAAGCTAAAACCTTAATGATGCGCTATTTATGGCCGGGAAACGTAAGAGAATTAAAAAACATGGTGGAAAGACTGGTGGTGCTAAAGGGAAAAGGAACGATTTTAGCGGAAGATTTGCCGGGAAGGTTGAAAACAGGGAAAACCAATAAAACACAACAAACTGAAATCGCAGAAAAAGGAGTGTGTTTGAGCAGTGCAGTTACAGAATTTGAAAAAGCCCTTATCCTCCAATCTCTTGAAAAGACCGAATGGGTCAAAAACAAGGCGGCAAAACTGCTCCATTTGAACAGAACCACGCTGGTGGAAAAAATAAAAAGGCATCAACTCCGACAAATGACAGCTTAGAATGGCTCAAAAAAGTGTGAGGTTATTTTTAGTGCACCCATAAATGTGTCAAATAGATGACGCTTGGCACATTAAATTTGACATCACTACCGCCGTATCATTTCATATTTTATGCAACGGACCAAAACCCAACCAACCATATAGCCCCTATTGTTTTTACAGCTTCTTGTCCGAGTGCATCAATTTAACCCAAGGCTTCCTTAAATTGAAACCTTTGAAAACAGGTAATTTTGCTTCAAGTTTAAAGCAGGCAATAATTTCAACCAAAGGAATATATTGAATATTTGGGAGCTATCGCTAAAGCTTTACTCAAGTCCCAAAGTTTACACTTGACGGTGAAATCGGGCGATACGTACCGCTTGAAAAGGTCTTAAATTCAAATGGCTTAATGCGTATCATACAAAAGGTGGAAATTGCATAATATTACACCTGAATATGGCTGAGGTGGCATGATATTTGTAATATTCTATATTTCGAAGCCGGCAAAGCCAATAAATTGGGTAACCGTTTGCGGCGTGAAACATCAACAACACATTCAGACCAAATGTTCAATTTATGGTTTCTATTTTGCAAGTTTCCTGCAGGCTTACTTAATAGCTGAAACCTGCTGAATTCGAGATATACCGGTTAGTTAAATTATAAAAATAAGTTAAATATCGTCAGTATGGAAAACAAGCCGATACTAGTTGTGGATGATGAAGATCAAGTACGAATGATGCTTTCAAGCATGTTGAGTCGCAGCGGATATGATGTGGATAGTGCATCGGGCGGCATAGAAGCGTTGAATAAATTTGCAGAAAATGACTACGGCCTGGTGATTACCGATGTCGTGATGCCGGAAATGTCAGGCATGGAGTTATTAGGCCAAGTAAAAAAAAAATCTCCCGATGTTCCGATTATCATGGTTACCGGTCACGGAACCATTGATAACGCGGTAGAGGCGATGCAAAAGGGAGCGTTTGATTACATTCTCAAACCTTTCTCCTCTAAAGCGATCGAAACGGCAGTCAAACGCGCAGGGCTTTTATCCGATGGCACCACTAAAGATAGGCTTGAAATAAATCAGTCAGGCCCGGGTAGTAAAGCCAAAGAAATCATTACCAGGGACGAAACCCTTCTTAATATCTTGGAAACAGCTAAAAATGTTTCTTCAAGTAATGCAACGGTTCTTATCCAGGGGGAAAGCGGAACAGGGAAAGAGCTTCTGGCTTCCTTTATTCATCGGCACGGGAGAGGGGGCAAAGCGCCCTATGTGGCTGTGAACTGTGCGGCTTTACCCGATTCGCTGGCAGAAAGTGAACTGTTCGGACACGAAAAAGGATCATTTACCGGAGCGGTGGTAAGGAAGACGGGAAAGTTTGAAATGGCAGGCAGGGGGACCATTGTGCTTGATGAAATCAGCGAAATGACGCTGCCGCTTCAGGCAAAGATATTGCGGGTGCTTCAGGAAAGGGAAATAGATCGAGTGGGAGGGAAAAAAACAGTTCCTATTCATGCAAGAGTGATCGCCATAAGCAATATTAATCTGAAAAAAGCGGTTAAAGAAGGAAAATTCAGAGAAGATTTGTTTTACAGGGTGAATGTGGTGGCTTTGACTATTCCACCCCTGCGACAGCGAAGAGGAGATATCTCACTGCTGGCTGAGCATTTCCTGGAAAAACACAGCAGGAATAATAATAAAAAAAAGCCACAGTTGTCTGATAAGGCAATGTCAATTCTCCAAAATCATGACTGGAGAGGGAATATAAGGGAACTGGAAAATACAATGGAAAGAGCCATACTGCTTGGAGAAGATGAAGTCATTACACCGGCAAACCTATGTCTGGAAGAATCAGGTTTTGATGAATTTTCTGATGATTCAAAAATAAACATTCCTTTAAAAGCAGGTATAACGGTAAGGGATATGGAAAAAAAGCTGATTGTCAAGACGCTGGAAGATCTCAATGACAACCGAACACATGCGGCCGAATTATTAGGCATCAGCATCCGTACACTGAGAAATAAATTAAGGGAATACAGGGAGGAGGGTTAAGTTTGCTTTTCCGGCTAAAATAATTCCATCGGCAGATACTTTTTTGGTACGAATTTTGCTGTATAATTATCAAAAAAATGCAGCGGGAGGAACTTTTAATGGAATCACAGAAAATTTTCAGTCAAACGGTATCGATCTTGGAAAAGGCAATGGACTTGAGAGCAAAAAAACATAATGTCATTGCTTCGAATATAGCCAATATGGATACGCCGGGCTATAAGGCCTTTGATCTTGTTATTGAAAAGGAACTTCAGAAAGTTGCCGGTAAAGGAAACAGTATTTTACTTAATAAGACCCATAAGGCTCATTTGCCATTACGGAGGAGCAAAGCAGATGGTGTCTGTGTCCAGATTGACGATTCCCCGGGATTGTCCTTAAGAGGTGACGGGAATACGGTGGACCTAGATAAACAGATGGGAAATATGGCAGAAAATACTCTGATGTTTAAAGCAGCTGCCCAGATGATACATAAAAAATTTCAAGGGCTTAAATCGGCAATTCAGGGAGGTAAATAAAAATGGATTTTCTGGATGCATTACGCACGAGTTCTTCAGGTTTGACTGCACAAAGGCTTCGAATGAACTTGATTTCAAGTAATTTGGCCAATATTCACACCACCAAAACTCCCCAGGGAGGCCCCTACAAAAGAAAAGATGCGATATTTGAAACCAAGCCGGTTACCGAATCCTTTGAAAAAGTGCTGAAATCCCGTGGAGCCAAAGGGGTATCAGAAGTCAAGGTTGCGGAGATCATCGAAGACCCTGCTCCGCCGATAATGAAATACGATCCAAACCACCCTGACGCTGATGAAAAAGGCTATGTGGCTACGCCGAATATCAATTTAATGGAGGAGATGGTAAACATGATTACTGCCGCGCGGAGTTACGAGGCAAACGTTGCCGCGGTTAAGGCCAGCAAGAGTATGGCGTTAAAAGCGTTGGATATAGGTAAATAATTATGGATAAAATTTCAACTCAAAATATTTCAAAAGCATATCCCGACCTTCTGCCTGGAAACAAGCAACCCCAAAGGGTAAAACAAAAATCCTTTGGAGAAATAATAAAGAGCTCTATTGCCAATGTGGATAAAGCTCAGAAAGCCTCTGACAATGCCGTCCGAAAACTGGCAAGCGGGGAGGAAAATGATATACATAAGACAATGATTACCATGGAAAAGGCTGAAATATCATTCCAGTTGATGATGGCTGTGCGAAATAAAATAATAGCCGCATATGAAACAATCATGCGTATGCAGATTTAAATCGGAGAGAATTGATGTCCTTTAATGATTTTTCCATACAGCTAAAAGCACTGCTAAAAAGTCTTAGCCCGGGAAAACGGGTGGCTTTTTTAAGCCTTATTAGCGGAACCATAATAGGATTTATTTTTTTAATGACATGGACGGAAAAGCCAGATTTCAGGTACCTTTATTCCAATCTGGACATGGAAGATGCATCCGCAATCATTGAAAAACTAAAAGAACAAAAAATTAAGTATCAAATTGCTTCAAACGGAAAAGCGATTTTAGTTCCGGAAGAAAAATTGCATGAAATAAGGCTGGAAATGGCCTCACAGGGTTTGCCCCAGGGCGGAAGTGTCGGGTTTGAAGTTTTTAACAACACCAAGATCGGAATGACGGAGTTTGTCCAGAATGTGAATTACCAACGGGCATTGCAAGGGGAGTTGTCGCGGACAATCAATAAATTTAAAGAGATAGAAAGCTCCAGAGTTCATATTGTGATGTCACCGAAATCACTTTTTGTTGACAAAGAAGAGCCGGCAACCGCTTCCGTGGTTTTAAAACTTCGTCATGGTGGATGGCTTAATGATAACCAGATACAGGGGATCGTCCATCTGGTATCGTCGAGTGTGCCTCGATTGAAACCGGAGGACGTCACTGTCGTGGACAATTCGGGAAAAATCCTGGCAGGATTTAAAACCAAAAGTACGGCAGAGAGAATCAGTTCCAGTCAATTGGAGTTTCAGGAAAAAATGGAAAAAAGCATGGATAACAGAATAAGAACCATGCTGGAAAAGGTATTGGGAATAGACAATGCCATCGTACGGGTGTCTTGCCTGCTTGATTTCAAGAGACGGGAGATGACCGAAGAGAGGTATTTTCCTGATAACAAAGTGGTTCGCAGCGAGCAGGTTTTATCTGAGGCGTCAGGAGGCTCGAGCCTCAATCCGCGCGGTGTACCGGGGCTAAGATCAAACGTATCAAAACGCAAGGAGGAAGGGACAAAAGATACGCTTGAATATCAGAAAGAGGATAAAACCGTTAATTATGAAATAGGTAAAATGACTTCGGTGATATCAGAACCGACAGGTGAGGTTAAAAGAATTTCCGTTGCAGTGGTCGTTGATGGCACCTATGCGAAAATTAAAGCAAGAGGTGGCAGGCAATCGTGGAAATATATTCCCCGCGCACCCGAGGAGATGAAAACGCTGGAAAATATCGTAAAAAGAGCAGTGAATTTTGATCCGGATAGAGGGGATGAGGTGGAAGTCGCCAATATTCCATTTGAAACGGATAAACTTATGGGAAATGTAGAAGAAATTAAGCAGGAAACCTGGAACGCAAAAATCCAAAAGTTTAAGCCTGTTTTTAAATACACCTTTTTAGGCATTTTTCTGTTGTTTTCATTTTTATTTATTGTCAGGCCGTTGACCAGGTGGTTGACCGCAAATGCTTTAACCGAGATGGATATACTCAAAGAACTGCCGAAAACCGTGGGTGAGCTGGAAAGAGAATATAGCGGTTCCACGGGCAGGGTTGAAAATACGGATAGGGTCACCCAATTGCTGGAGACGGATAAAGATGTCTCGGTTGGAGTCATCAAGAATTGGATGAAGGAAAAGTAATTTAAAAAAAGATAAAACACAAGGGCATCAGGCAAACGACCGAAAAGAATGATGGTCGCGCTTCTAAAGCAGGTGCCTTTAAAATTTAATTAAAAAGTGAATAAATATGGATCCCAATAAACTTCCAGGTTCGCTTAAAATTGCAATCCTGATTCAGTCAATGAGCGAGGAAGCATCACAGGTAATAATAAACAGCCTGGATGAAAAAGAAAGAGAAGTTGTGAGTAATCATATGGCCCAAATGGGGTCTATTCCTCCCGATTTGGTGGAAAAGGTGGTGGATGAATTTACCGAGAGTACAAGACATGCAAAGAACAGAAAGCGCTTGGGAATTCCTGAAAAGGACAATAAAGAAAATGGAGAAGAATACATAAAGAGAATCAACACCAGGTCGGCGTCTCTTGGCGCTCTTTTGTCGCTAGATTCAGATAAGCTGTATGAATTGGTAAAGGATGAACATCCGCAGACAATAGCCATAATTATGGTTCATGTCAAAACAAGGATTGCAAGCGATGTTCTTTCAAGATTGCCGGATGAAACAAAAAAAGAAGTTGCATTTAGAGTCGCTAATTTAGACAAGGTAATGGCGGAAATGATTGAAGAGGTAAATTCAGCTTTCGAGGATATTATAGATACGATGGATTCTTCAATCAGTAATGCAAAGGGTGGAACGGATCGTGTGGCTGAAATACTCAACCAGACTGATGAAATGTCCAGCGAGTATATCCTTAACGAAATAGAAGAAAATGATCCTGAGATGGCTGCGGAGATTAAACAGAAGATGTTCGTTTTTGAAGATCTCCCTCTGGTTGACGACAGGGGATTCCAGAAATTGCTTAGGAAGGTGGAAACATCAGAATTGGCAATCGCCTTGAAGGCGGCAACTGAGGATGTCAAAGAAAAGGTCTTTAAGAATATGTCATCGCGGGCAGGTGAAATGTTGAAGGAAGAGATGGATGACTTAGGTCCGGTAAGAATGAAGGAAGTTTCAGATGTCCAGCAGAGAATTACTGCGATGATACAGGATATGGAAGTTAAGGGAGAGCTCATCATCAGTGGCAGGCGAGGGGACGATATGGTAACCTAGCCGCTGAGGAAAAAGAAGTTGTAGACATAGGCATAACGCACCTTGAAAGCAAGAAAAATGGACGATCGGCCAAGGTTCGACCCTTGAAATTAGAGAGTAGGAATAGGGAAAAGACAAACTGAGTTTACCGGGAAAAGGCCAAAGCTGGTCCTTATAATTTCAACGTTTTCCAAACGCTTACAAAACCTCATTCTGGTCTTCAATTTAGAAGATTGACGTATTAAAGGACACAGGATTATTAATATAATGTCTTCAAATCAGGAAAATGCTTTTAAGCTTCACTACTTTCCCACCATTCCTGTCAATTATTCAACTGAAAATACAAGAATTTTTAATAAAGGAAATAAATTTGAACGCAGTCATCATAAGAAGGGATCTGAAGTAGTTCAGAAAAATATTTCAAAAGACAATACAGCTGATGGAATTAAAAAGGGATCCATCGATGAAACTGTCAGGGAAATAGAAGAAAAAGCATATGCAAAGGGTTTTGCCAGAGGCGAAAAGGCTGGTATCGCATCGGGAGAAAAGAAATTCGAATCCGTCATAAACAGCATAAATAAGGGCTTATACGAGCTAATAAAAATAAGGCAGCATATTTGTCTGGAGACGGAACAGGAAATAGTAAAACTTACCATGGCCATCGCCCGAAAAATTGTATGTCATGAGATAAGAGTAAATAAAGCCACTGTGGCAAATGTGGTTAAAGAGGCGATGAACAAGGTTGAAGGCAATGAAACAGTGAAGGTTAAACTCAGCATCAAAGATTTTCAGTTCATAACCAATAAAAAACCCGTCATACTGGATAAAATAACCAATATTGAAAATGTTGTTTTTGAAATGGATGAATCGATATCCGACGGGGGGTGCTTGATAGAAACGGAATCAGGAGATATTGATTCAAGGGTTGAAAAGCAGTTTCAAGCTGTCGAAGAGGCATTTAAAAGTATAAATAAACAGCACTGAAAACAAAAACAGTATAAAGGCAGAAGCGAAAAATAACTGAAGAACTCAGGCCGAAACCGCCAACTTGAACCGATGAACCATGAGCAGCGATGAACTTATCAATTGACCTGGAAAAATATCATAGGAAATTAAAAAATACATCTACCATTTTATCTGTTGGAAGTGTGACCAATGTAACCGGTTTGGTTGTTGAAGCCATGGGCCCCGTGGCAAAGATTGGTACTGTTTGCGATATTTTTACCAAAGGGGATCAAAAGAAGGTGGGGGCGGAAGTCTTGGGGTTTAAGGACAGCAAAGTTAAGCTGATGCCGTTTGAAGAAATAAGGGGAATAGGTCCTGGAAGCCGTGTGGTTGCAAGACCGGAAAAGTCGTCTGTTGCGGTGGGGCAAGGGCTTCTTGGACGAGTGATAGATGGAGTCGGTAATCCGATTGATAATAAAGGAAAAATCCAAAAAGAAAAGGAGTACCCCATATACGCGGATCCGGTTAACCCGCTGTCAAGAAAGAGAATCACACGGTTTCTCGACATTGGGATAAGAGCAGTGAACGGATTGTTGACCGTGGGTTGTGGTCAGCGAATGGGTATTTTTTCCGGATCCGGTGTGGGGAAAAGCGTATTGCTGGGCATGATCGCAAGAAATACAAAGGCGGATGTGAATGTGATTGCGCTGATTGGGGAGAGAGGAAGGGAAGTCAACGAATTCATCGAAAAAGAGCTGGGCGAAGAGGGGCTTGAAAGGTCGGTCATTGTCGTGGCAACTTCGGACCACTTGCCTTTGATAAGGATGAGGGGCGCGTTTATCGCCACTGCAATAGCAGAGTATTTTCGGGATCAGGGGAAGCACGTTAATCTTATGATGGATTCTGTAACCCGGTTTGCCATGGCGCAAAGAGAAATCGGTCTTGCGCTTGGAGAGCCGCCGACGATGAAAGGCTATACACCGTCGGTTTTTACCATGCTTCCCAAATTGCTGGAAAGGGCAGGTACTTCTTCAGCCAGAGGAACAATAACCGGCCTGTACACGGTTCTGGTAGAGGGTGATGATACAAATGAACCGATTGCAGATGCATTGAGGTCCATACTGGATGGGCATATCGTCTTAAAAAGAGAACTTGCCATGCAAAATCATTATCCTGCCATAGATATCTTAAGCAGCGTAAGCCGCGTGATGGACGATATCATTTCTTCCTCGCAGAAAGAAAATGCAAACAGGTTAAAAGCAGTAATGGCTACTTACCAAAAGTCAGAAGATTTGATAAATATCGGCGCATATGTTGCCGGCAGCAACCCAAAGATAGATTATGCCATAGAAATGAATGACCGGGTAAACGGATATTTAATGCAGGGAATCGAAGATTGCGTTGCATATGATGAAAGCGCAAAACAGCTTGAAGAATTGTTTAAATGACATTGGAAACCAATCTTTTAATTTGGCGTAGAAATTAGCACTATCAAAAACGAAAAATCAACCAACCCCCATCCAATCATGTACAAATTCAGCCTTCAATCACTTCTGGATCATAGGAAGCATTTAGAGGAAACCCTGGACAAAGAGTTGGGAAGAATTAAGCGAGAAGTAATTTATGAAAAGAGAAGGCTGAAAAATATCATAACAGCAAAGACAAAATGTAAAGCAGAGCTGGAGAAAAAGCAGGGTGAGGCTAACAAGGTCAATGAAGTCATACTTTGCTTTAATTATCTTGGTAAATTGGCAAAAGACATTGATGAACAAAAAAAGCGCCTTAAGGGTGTGGAAAAAAAATACAATATAAAGCGCGGTGAGTTAATTGAAGCGATGAAGAACAGAAAAACCTTAGAGAGGTTGAAAGAAAAAGAGATGAAAGCATTTAACTACTCGAACATGAAAGTCGAACAGGACATGATGAACGAGATGGCGGCAAATCGATTTATCAGAAAAACTTCCAAACCGGGATAGAGAGGTTTTAACAAAACCGGAAAATCTTTCCGCCAATGATGGAAAATATTGCCGACCAATCAAGTGGCCATGAGAAAAAACCCGAATGGGGTTACCACCGATCGAATTTCAGCAAAAAACAAAACCCGCCATATATCTGCAAAAACAACAAGTTAGAATGTTTCTAAAAATAAATAAAACCATCTTGCCTGATAATTTCTCATAATTAGTATTGTGGCACAATACCTGCAAAGTTACCTGGTAACACCACTGCCAAAGAAAAATTAAGGAAAATACAGCATGCAGCCAAATCTTCAAACAGAGTTTCAACTTATCAATAATCAGCAGGGAAACACGGGTATAGGTCCCAAAGGCAATTCTTCAAAAGAAAATATTGGGATTATAAGCGAGAATGAATGTTTTATTGGAATGCTAAATCGGATAGAAAGAATATCGGAAAAAAATACCATTAATTTAGCAAAGCTACATGAAATGAGTCAAACAGAAGATAATATGCTGGGTATGGCAGTAAAAATCGAGCAGGAGACCGCTTCTCTGACAAACGATTTGACCCTAACAGAACAAAGACCGGCGGAATTGTTGCTGGGATCTGATAAAAATGAAACAGGAAATGAAGAGAATATCAGGCTATGGGGATATTGTGGGAATACCAACCATGAAAATAGCTCCGTAGAAAAAAATAATATGGTTGTCGCAGCGAAAACCGAAAGCAACTCAGGCACGAAGAACTCAGCGCTGAGCGAAATGATAAATATTTCTGTTAAGGTAGAGGAAAATGAAGCAAAAGCAGGGCAGGGGGAATTAGAAAAAAATAGTGCAGAGGTTCAAATATTAAAGAGATCAGAGGAAAGTGCTGGCAAAGAGTCAGCGGCTCAAATCTCCAAGGGAGTAGAAGGAACTGTTGGTAAAGAAACAGGGGCTCAATTATTAAAGGATTTGGGAGCTGATATTGCTAAAACAATTAAGAATTCAAACACCAAAAGCCCAAATATGGGTAAAGACATTAAACATACTGCAGATAAAGGGGATGCGGAAAAGACAGCCGTTTCAGACAGGATAGTGATAGAGGGCAAAACTGTCCATACAGGTGTGGAAGAAGCAAAAATAGTTCACCGCCAGGATCATTTTAATGACGAACTGAAAAGCAGTGAAGCAAGTAAAAAAGATCTGGTATTAAAAATAGTCTCAGCTGCTAAGGAAGAAGAACAGGAAGCAGACTCCTTCCAAAGGGATAATACATCGGGCGAAAAATCGTCACCACAGGATAAGGAATTTATTCGTCTTAAGGAAATCGGGTTGAAAATAAAAGCATCCGTCACTGAGTCTTCTGCTGGAAAAATGATTCACCTGGAATCCGAGAGCAAAGATAGTGGAATCATACCCTCTGAAAATATATCGGGAGATAAGAGTCTGGAAGAAATG
This sequence is a window from Thermodesulfobacteriota bacterium. Protein-coding genes within it:
- a CDS encoding sigma-54 dependent transcriptional regulator, with the protein product MGRSDQMQEIFTIVKKVADCDSTILINGETGVGKGLVAKAIHRNSSRKNKPFISINCGAIPENLLESELFGHEKGAFTGALASRSGKFQQASGGTVFLDEIGDMSHDLQVKVLRVLEEGEFEQVGGTQTIKADVRVISATHRDLEEEVQKGKFREDLFFRLFVIPVTIPSLRERKADIPLLISYFLKQANLKNKREVEGISNEAKTLMMRYLWPGNVRELKNMVERLVVLKGKGTILAEDLPGRLKTGKTNKTQQTEIAEKGVCLSSAVTEFEKALILQSLEKTEWVKNKAAKLLHLNRTTLVEKIKRHQLRQMTA
- the fliF gene encoding flagellar basal-body MS-ring/collar protein FliF; amino-acid sequence: MSFNDFSIQLKALLKSLSPGKRVAFLSLISGTIIGFIFLMTWTEKPDFRYLYSNLDMEDASAIIEKLKEQKIKYQIASNGKAILVPEEKLHEIRLEMASQGLPQGGSVGFEVFNNTKIGMTEFVQNVNYQRALQGELSRTINKFKEIESSRVHIVMSPKSLFVDKEEPATASVVLKLRHGGWLNDNQIQGIVHLVSSSVPRLKPEDVTVVDNSGKILAGFKTKSTAERISSSQLEFQEKMEKSMDNRIRTMLEKVLGIDNAIVRVSCLLDFKRREMTEERYFPDNKVVRSEQVLSEASGGSSLNPRGVPGLRSNVSKRKEEGTKDTLEYQKEDKTVNYEIGKMTSVISEPTGEVKRISVAVVVDGTYAKIKARGGRQSWKYIPRAPEEMKTLENIVKRAVNFDPDRGDEVEVANIPFETDKLMGNVEEIKQETWNAKIQKFKPVFKYTFLGIFLLFSFLFIVRPLTRWLTANALTEMDILKELPKTVGELEREYSGSTGRVENTDRVTQLLETDKDVSVGVIKNWMKEK
- the fliE gene encoding flagellar hook-basal body complex protein FliE, whose translation is MDKISTQNISKAYPDLLPGNKQPQRVKQKSFGEIIKSSIANVDKAQKASDNAVRKLASGEENDIHKTMITMEKAEISFQLMMAVRNKIIAAYETIMRMQI
- a CDS encoding sigma-54 dependent transcriptional regulator yields the protein MENKPILVVDDEDQVRMMLSSMLSRSGYDVDSASGGIEALNKFAENDYGLVITDVVMPEMSGMELLGQVKKKSPDVPIIMVTGHGTIDNAVEAMQKGAFDYILKPFSSKAIETAVKRAGLLSDGTTKDRLEINQSGPGSKAKEIITRDETLLNILETAKNVSSSNATVLIQGESGTGKELLASFIHRHGRGGKAPYVAVNCAALPDSLAESELFGHEKGSFTGAVVRKTGKFEMAGRGTIVLDEISEMTLPLQAKILRVLQEREIDRVGGKKTVPIHARVIAISNINLKKAVKEGKFREDLFYRVNVVALTIPPLRQRRGDISLLAEHFLEKHSRNNNKKKPQLSDKAMSILQNHDWRGNIRELENTMERAILLGEDEVITPANLCLEESGFDEFSDDSKINIPLKAGITVRDMEKKLIVKTLEDLNDNRTHAAELLGISIRTLRNKLREYREEG
- the fliJ gene encoding flagellar export protein FliJ, with the translated sequence MYKFSLQSLLDHRKHLEETLDKELGRIKREVIYEKRRLKNIITAKTKCKAELEKKQGEANKVNEVILCFNYLGKLAKDIDEQKKRLKGVEKKYNIKRGELIEAMKNRKTLERLKEKEMKAFNYSNMKVEQDMMNEMAANRFIRKTSKPG
- a CDS encoding flagellar hook-length control protein FliK gives rise to the protein MQPNLQTEFQLINNQQGNTGIGPKGNSSKENIGIISENECFIGMLNRIERISEKNTINLAKLHEMSQTEDNMLGMAVKIEQETASLTNDLTLTEQRPAELLLGSDKNETGNEENIRLWGYCGNTNHENSSVEKNNMVVAAKTESNSGTKNSALSEMINISVKVEENEAKAGQGELEKNSAEVQILKRSEESAGKESAAQISKGVEGTVGKETGAQLLKDLGADIAKTIKNSNTKSPNMGKDIKHTADKGDAEKTAVSDRIVIEGKTVHTGVEEAKIVHRQDHFNDELKSSEASKKDLVLKIVSAAKEEEQEADSFQRDNTSGEKSSPQDKEFIRLKEIGLKIKASVTESSAGKMIHLESESKDSGIIPSENISGDKSLEEMTPGRENRLASTISRTGTLKQIVQKAALNLKNGKSQVRIDLKPEFLGSVRMKIATENQMVTVRILTELPVVKEMIESNLGQLKSDLQSHGMEIDRLDVSVASDSQQHRKGFEKADFLSEKENSDNENHHTVLADETGTASLLKESTAVNGLDFFA
- the fliI gene encoding flagellar protein export ATPase FliI, whose product is MNLSIDLEKYHRKLKNTSTILSVGSVTNVTGLVVEAMGPVAKIGTVCDIFTKGDQKKVGAEVLGFKDSKVKLMPFEEIRGIGPGSRVVARPEKSSVAVGQGLLGRVIDGVGNPIDNKGKIQKEKEYPIYADPVNPLSRKRITRFLDIGIRAVNGLLTVGCGQRMGIFSGSGVGKSVLLGMIARNTKADVNVIALIGERGREVNEFIEKELGEEGLERSVIVVATSDHLPLIRMRGAFIATAIAEYFRDQGKHVNLMMDSVTRFAMAQREIGLALGEPPTMKGYTPSVFTMLPKLLERAGTSSARGTITGLYTVLVEGDDTNEPIADALRSILDGHIVLKRELAMQNHYPAIDILSSVSRVMDDIISSSQKENANRLKAVMATYQKSEDLINIGAYVAGSNPKIDYAIEMNDRVNGYLMQGIEDCVAYDESAKQLEELFK
- the fliG gene encoding flagellar motor switch protein FliG, whose translation is MDPNKLPGSLKIAILIQSMSEEASQVIINSLDEKEREVVSNHMAQMGSIPPDLVEKVVDEFTESTRHAKNRKRLGIPEKDNKENGEEYIKRINTRSASLGALLSLDSDKLYELVKDEHPQTIAIIMVHVKTRIASDVLSRLPDETKKEVAFRVANLDKVMAEMIEEVNSAFEDIIDTMDSSISNAKGGTDRVAEILNQTDEMSSEYILNEIEENDPEMAAEIKQKMFVFEDLPLVDDRGFQKLLRKVETSELAIALKAATEDVKEKVFKNMSSRAGEMLKEEMDDLGPVRMKEVSDVQQRITAMIQDMEVKGELIISGRRGDDMVT
- the flgB gene encoding flagellar basal body rod protein FlgB → MESQKIFSQTVSILEKAMDLRAKKHNVIASNIANMDTPGYKAFDLVIEKELQKVAGKGNSILLNKTHKAHLPLRRSKADGVCVQIDDSPGLSLRGDGNTVDLDKQMGNMAENTLMFKAAAQMIHKKFQGLKSAIQGGK
- the flgC gene encoding flagellar basal body rod protein FlgC; the encoded protein is MDFLDALRTSSSGLTAQRLRMNLISSNLANIHTTKTPQGGPYKRKDAIFETKPVTESFEKVLKSRGAKGVSEVKVAEIIEDPAPPIMKYDPNHPDADEKGYVATPNINLMEEMVNMITAARSYEANVAAVKASKSMALKALDIGK
- a CDS encoding FliH/SctL family protein, producing the protein MSSNQENAFKLHYFPTIPVNYSTENTRIFNKGNKFERSHHKKGSEVVQKNISKDNTADGIKKGSIDETVREIEEKAYAKGFARGEKAGIASGEKKFESVINSINKGLYELIKIRQHICLETEQEIVKLTMAIARKIVCHEIRVNKATVANVVKEAMNKVEGNETVKVKLSIKDFQFITNKKPVILDKITNIENVVFEMDESISDGGCLIETESGDIDSRVEKQFQAVEEAFKSINKQH